Proteins encoded within one genomic window of Deinococcota bacterium:
- the murD gene encoding UDP-N-acetylmuramoyl-L-alanine--D-glutamate ligase, which produces MRVLVYGLGRSGGAVSRLLRRQGHEVLLFDRAPDGAQLAELIGLGCRPVSDVHGSEAELCVAAPGVAWDHPDLAALRARGLETIGEVEWVYRTISTGVPTGISTGIPTDFVGVTGTAGKGTVTRWLTVVLERAGIAARAGGNIDPALAEVAEAGVTLVTELSSFMLERCPTLKPRVAVILNLGVDHLDRHGSVAAYHAAKGKLLDNLDETSTFVYNADDPILPGWAAACPAHALGYSLEGPAQAHLQGGWLHLRGVKLVETGKLRLRGSHNHGNALAVALAAAALGLNHRAIAAGLPHFGGLPGRYSLIGKVGGVSFVEDSIATRGLAVRAALASTPAPIVWIGGGLDKGADFEPLEGLVRAKVALFIGVGAAGPAFAERLGGLTRTLVMSELSGREALRRACAEALAFCHAERLGGATVLFSPLAASFDQFRDYAERARVFREVVASLGALRENEEAPAWT; this is translated from the coding sequence GTGAGGGTGCTCGTCTACGGCCTGGGCCGCAGCGGCGGGGCGGTGAGCCGCCTCTTGCGGCGGCAGGGGCACGAGGTCCTCCTCTTCGACCGCGCGCCCGACGGAGCGCAGCTCGCCGAGCTGATCGGTCTCGGCTGCCGCCCCGTCAGCGACGTTCACGGCAGCGAGGCCGAGCTCTGCGTCGCCGCGCCGGGCGTCGCCTGGGACCACCCCGACCTCGCCGCCTTGCGGGCACGCGGTCTGGAAACCATCGGCGAGGTCGAGTGGGTCTACCGGACCATCTCCACGGGCGTGCCCACAGGCATTTCCACGGGCATTCCCACGGACTTCGTCGGCGTGACGGGGACGGCGGGCAAGGGCACCGTGACGCGCTGGCTGACGGTGGTCTTGGAGCGCGCGGGCATAGCGGCGCGCGCCGGGGGCAACATCGACCCGGCCCTCGCGGAGGTGGCCGAAGCCGGGGTGACGCTCGTCACCGAGCTGTCGTCGTTTATGCTCGAGCGCTGCCCCACCTTGAAGCCCAGGGTCGCGGTCATCTTAAACCTCGGCGTCGACCACTTGGACCGCCACGGCAGCGTCGCGGCCTACCACGCCGCCAAAGGCAAGCTGCTCGACAACTTAGACGAGACGAGCACCTTCGTCTACAACGCCGACGACCCCATCCTGCCGGGCTGGGCGGCAGCCTGCCCGGCCCACGCGCTGGGCTACTCGCTCGAAGGGCCGGCCCAGGCGCACCTTCAAGGCGGCTGGCTCCACCTCCGCGGCGTCAAGCTGGTAGAGACCGGCAAGCTCCGGCTGCGGGGAAGCCATAACCACGGCAACGCCTTAGCCGTAGCCCTGGCGGCCGCGGCGCTTGGCTTGAACCACCGGGCCATCGCCGCAGGACTGCCGCACTTCGGCGGCCTGCCCGGCCGCTACAGCCTCATCGGCAAGGTCGGCGGGGTGAGTTTCGTCGAGGACTCCATCGCCACCCGCGGCCTGGCGGTCAGGGCGGCGCTGGCGTCCACCCCCGCTCCCATCGTCTGGATCGGCGGCGGCCTGGATAAGGGCGCCGACTTCGAGCCGCTCGAAGGGCTGGTGCGCGCCAAGGTGGCGCTCTTTATCGGCGTCGGCGCGGCCGGACCCGCCTTTGCCGAGCGGCTGGGCGGCCTGACCCGGACGCTGGTCATGTCCGAGCTGTCGGGCCGTGAAGCGCTCAGGCGCGCCTGCGCCGAGGCCCTGGCCTTTTGCCACGCGGAGAGGCTGGGGGGCGCCACCGTGCTCTTTTCCCCGCTCGCCGCTTCCTTCGACCAGTTCAGGGACTACGCCGAGCGGGCAAGGGTCTTTCGCGAGGTGGTGGCGTCGCTGGGGGCGCTCAGAGAAAACGAGGAGGCGCCGGCGTGGACCTGA
- a CDS encoding FtsW/RodA/SpoVE family cell cycle protein, which yields MDLILLFSQLTLLALGVLGVSAADPGSGLEQASRALICLVVTVLVTLVPPRTVVRFSPLIYVLTLALLVAVLFVGVAPGGSSSRRWLLLGGFTLQPSELMKVAVIAYLAGFFYRHLGDWQLWRPMVVVGLAAGAIVAEPDVSTAAFLFMLAFAVMLAAGTTLLRLVSITTAAALIAVLFAGPYLSQFSYIGNRISGFQDLWGDRSETATLSYQASQAQRSLVAAGVFGLGPGRPLRHVPEAHTDMVAISVAHSLGFLGVVTMIGLFFVIAARGMRLASALSGPGALLAFGATAYLCGQAALNLLVAVGLFPVTGIPLPFVSYGFNAMLSASIAIGFIHSGYRQLRREEREGAAA from the coding sequence GTGGACCTGATCCTGCTCTTCAGCCAGCTCACGCTCTTGGCCTTGGGCGTCCTGGGGGTAAGCGCCGCCGATCCCGGCAGCGGGCTCGAGCAGGCCTCGCGGGCGCTCATCTGCCTCGTCGTCACCGTCCTCGTCACCCTGGTGCCGCCCCGCACCGTCGTCCGCTTCAGCCCGCTCATCTATGTCCTCACGCTGGCCCTCTTGGTGGCGGTGCTCTTCGTCGGCGTCGCGCCCGGCGGCAGCTCGAGCCGGCGCTGGCTCTTGCTGGGCGGCTTCACCCTGCAGCCCTCGGAGCTGATGAAGGTCGCCGTCATCGCCTACCTGGCGGGGTTTTTCTACCGGCACCTGGGCGACTGGCAGCTGTGGCGGCCGATGGTCGTGGTCGGGCTCGCCGCCGGGGCCATCGTCGCCGAGCCCGACGTCAGCACCGCGGCCTTCTTGTTCATGCTGGCCTTCGCCGTCATGCTGGCGGCGGGCACCACGCTGCTCAGGCTGGTCAGCATCACCACCGCCGCGGCGCTCATCGCCGTGCTCTTCGCCGGGCCTTATCTGAGCCAGTTCAGCTACATCGGCAACCGCATCTCGGGCTTCCAGGACCTCTGGGGCGACCGCAGCGAGACGGCCACGCTCTCCTACCAGGCGAGCCAGGCGCAGCGCAGCCTGGTGGCGGCGGGCGTCTTCGGCCTGGGCCCGGGCCGGCCGCTGCGCCATGTGCCCGAGGCGCATACCGACATGGTGGCGATCTCGGTGGCGCACAGCCTGGGCTTCTTGGGCGTCGTCACCATGATAGGGCTCTTTTTCGTCATCGCCGCGCGCGGCATGCGGCTGGCCTCGGCCCTGAGCGGGCCGGGGGCGCTCCTGGCCTTTGGGGCGACGGCCTACCTCTGCGGGCAGGCGGCCCTCAACCTGCTCGTCGCGGTGGGCCTCTTCCCGGTCACCGGCATCCCGCTGCCCTTCGTCTCCTACGGCTTCAACGCGATGCTGTCGGCGTCGATCGCCATCGGCTTCATCCACAGCGGCTACCGGCAGCTCAGGCGCGAGGAGCGCGAGGGGGCAGCCGCGTGA
- a CDS encoding phospho-N-acetylmuramoyl-pentapeptide-transferase: MTLALALALSLLAVGAFVQLAKGYGWGKAIRQGGPQSHRRKEGTPTMAGIAFLAAATLAYLIIGPLEPDGLAVLGLTLTVGLLGWYDDYLALKRKDAAVTGGDSTTGLLARYRLALQLLFASGFAVYAVSAGHALFGLGWLDALVYSLVIAGTINAVNFSDGLDGLAAGMVVIILLPFLALPWAAALVGALLGFLWYNARPARAFMGGVGSEALGAAVAGLAILSGWLWWLPLIALMPMLEVVSVMVQVAYFRFSGGKRLLRMAPLHHHFELSGWPETKVVTRFWLLTAACVGVAWSLRGGAA; encoded by the coding sequence GTGACCCTCGCCCTCGCGCTCGCCCTGTCGCTCCTGGCGGTCGGCGCCTTTGTCCAGCTCGCCAAGGGCTACGGCTGGGGCAAGGCGATCCGCCAGGGCGGCCCCCAGAGCCACCGCCGCAAGGAGGGCACGCCGACGATGGCCGGCATCGCCTTTCTCGCGGCGGCGACGCTGGCCTATCTGATCATCGGGCCGCTCGAGCCGGACGGGCTGGCGGTCCTCGGCCTCACCTTGACGGTCGGCCTGCTCGGCTGGTACGACGACTACCTGGCCCTAAAGCGCAAGGACGCGGCGGTCACGGGCGGCGACAGCACCACCGGCCTCCTGGCCCGCTACCGCCTCGCCCTGCAGCTCCTCTTCGCCTCCGGCTTCGCGGTCTACGCCGTGAGCGCGGGGCACGCCCTCTTCGGCTTGGGCTGGCTCGACGCGCTCGTCTACAGCCTGGTCATCGCCGGCACCATCAACGCGGTCAACTTCAGCGACGGCTTGGATGGGCTGGCCGCTGGCATGGTGGTCATCATCCTCCTGCCCTTTTTGGCCCTGCCCTGGGCGGCGGCGCTGGTCGGCGCGCTCTTGGGCTTTCTCTGGTACAACGCCCGCCCCGCTCGCGCCTTTATGGGCGGGGTGGGTTCGGAGGCCCTGGGCGCCGCCGTCGCCGGCCTGGCCATCCTCTCGGGCTGGCTGTGGTGGCTGCCCCTTATCGCCCTGATGCCCATGCTCGAGGTCGTCTCGGTCATGGTCCAGGTAGCCTACTTTCGCTTCAGCGGCGGCAAGCGCCTCCTCAGGATGGCCCCGCTGCACCACCACTTCGAGCTCTCGGGCTGGCCCGAAACCAAGGTCGTCACCCGCTTCTGGCTGCTAACCGCCGCCTGCGTCGGCGTCGCCTGGTCCTTGCGGGGGGGCGCGGCGTGA
- a CDS encoding penicillin-binding protein 2 yields MLLPLLVALYGFADLQKGLPQWPTALAEAPRRGSIKAADGTIFAEGRVDHRRYPQGRLGAHVVGFSGALQPDGAYGLEGLERSLDGVLQSGQDVTITIDPTLQAVAQAELGKAARARKAWNGALIAIESGSGRILAAASYPEYDPNQFRTVTSRETMTNRAFLDQVEPGSTVKPLIIAALMQEGRLGAGEVIEAGSSLQVGWHTFRNALEHPPEVSVADILRFSSNVGAITLAQRFSSQELFLWLRHWGFGEDPRVSYTSARRGQVNPWEAWVPQDHAATSIGYSMSATALQLAAAYSVFANDGLYIRPRLIEDGGEPEVKRILSANVAKAVRGMLEGVVESGEARRAKIPGIPVAGKTGTGQIYLDGSYSRTAYTTSFAGIFPADDPRVTVVVYLQGAEGPPSELYGSLIAAPIFQAFGSEAVALWGMPPKTAGYANH; encoded by the coding sequence GTGGCCGACCGCCCTGGCCGAGGCGCCCAGGCGGGGTTCGATCAAGGCCGCCGACGGCACCATCTTCGCCGAGGGCCGCGTCGATCACCGCCGCTACCCGCAGGGCAGGCTGGGCGCGCACGTCGTGGGCTTTTCGGGCGCGCTTCAGCCCGACGGCGCCTACGGTTTGGAGGGCCTCGAGCGCTCCCTGGACGGGGTCTTGCAAAGCGGCCAGGACGTGACCATCACCATCGACCCGACGCTCCAGGCGGTCGCCCAGGCCGAACTCGGCAAGGCGGCCAGGGCGCGCAAGGCCTGGAACGGCGCGCTGATCGCCATCGAGAGCGGCAGCGGCCGCATCCTGGCGGCGGCGTCCTACCCCGAATACGACCCCAACCAGTTCAGGACGGTCACGAGCCGCGAGACCATGACCAACCGCGCCTTTTTGGATCAGGTCGAGCCCGGCTCGACGGTCAAGCCGCTCATCATAGCGGCGCTCATGCAGGAGGGCCGCTTGGGCGCCGGCGAGGTCATCGAGGCCGGGAGCAGCCTCCAGGTGGGCTGGCACACCTTCCGCAACGCGCTCGAGCACCCGCCGGAAGTGAGCGTCGCGGATATTCTTCGCTTTTCCAGCAACGTCGGCGCCATCACCCTGGCGCAGCGCTTCAGCTCGCAAGAGCTCTTTTTGTGGCTGCGCCACTGGGGCTTCGGCGAGGATCCGCGCGTGTCCTACACCAGCGCCCGCCGCGGCCAGGTCAACCCCTGGGAAGCTTGGGTGCCGCAGGACCACGCCGCCACCAGCATCGGCTACAGCATGTCGGCCACCGCCTTGCAACTCGCCGCCGCCTACTCGGTCTTCGCCAACGACGGCCTCTACATTCGGCCCCGGCTCATCGAGGACGGCGGCGAGCCCGAGGTTAAGCGCATCCTCTCGGCGAACGTGGCTAAGGCCGTGCGCGGCATGCTCGAGGGCGTGGTCGAGAGCGGCGAGGCGCGCCGCGCCAAGATTCCCGGCATCCCCGTCGCGGGCAAGACGGGCACGGGGCAAATCTACCTGGACGGGAGCTACTCGAGGACCGCCTACACCACCTCCTTCGCGGGCATCTTTCCCGCCGACGACCCCAGGGTGACCGTCGTCGTCTACCTGCAGGGCGCTGAGGGGCCGCCTAGCGAACTCTACGGCTCCTTGATCGCCGCGCCCATCTTCCAGGCCTTTGGCTCCGAGGCGGTGGCGCTCTGGGGCATGCCGCCCAAGACCGCGGGCTACGCCAACCACTAG
- the murF gene encoding UDP-N-acetylmuramoyl-tripeptide--D-alanyl-D-alanine ligase, which produces MLEGVTKRDAAQVGALLEPARLAALAGVGSQQGVQEGVWPPGSGVSFHSGRVQPGDVFFALPGQAAHGIAFAGAALAAGAAFMVSDRPHPRGLLVPDPAGLLLRLGREARACLTGPVVGITGSAGKTSTKAMVAAALGAPSSPGNFNTPLALAQVLVGAALRGRSEEALVLELGIDHSGEMDALLTLVKPTHALLTLIGASHLSGLGSVAEVAREKGKLLRAAPVRLAHASTRRQLKGVTEVRFYGLDDEAGDLDFSGRILAATAERQELEVFGRRVALPYPGRPMAANAVAAMSLARLLERDLDAAAARLAVLRLEPGRLEVRHCQGFTLIDDAYNSNPASARAALEVLAAFPRPHSAILGDMLELGARSAGLHRALGAATRGLDRLYTVGAAAHGIGAGREHARHFSTVESLIEALARETLTGTVLVKASRGMRLERVVRELTRQGERA; this is translated from the coding sequence TTGCTCGAGGGAGTCACGAAAAGGGATGCGGCACAGGTTGGGGCGCTCTTGGAGCCGGCGCGCCTGGCCGCGCTCGCCGGCGTCGGGTCACAGCAGGGGGTCCAGGAGGGGGTATGGCCGCCGGGAAGCGGCGTCAGCTTCCACTCGGGCCGCGTACAGCCCGGCGACGTCTTTTTTGCCCTGCCGGGGCAGGCGGCGCACGGCATCGCGTTTGCGGGCGCCGCCCTAGCGGCCGGTGCGGCCTTCATGGTCTCGGACCGGCCTCACCCGCGGGGACTGCTGGTGCCGGACCCGGCAGGATTGTTGCTCAGGCTGGGCCGCGAGGCCAGAGCCTGCCTGACGGGTCCGGTCGTCGGCATCACCGGCTCGGCGGGCAAGACGAGCACCAAGGCGATGGTCGCCGCCGCCCTGGGCGCGCCCTCGAGCCCCGGCAACTTCAACACCCCGCTGGCCTTGGCGCAGGTGCTGGTAGGGGCGGCCCTGCGCGGGCGCTCCGAGGAGGCATTGGTGCTCGAGCTGGGCATCGACCACAGCGGCGAGATGGACGCGCTCCTCACCCTCGTCAAGCCGACCCATGCGCTCCTCACGCTCATCGGCGCCAGCCACCTGAGCGGCCTGGGCAGCGTAGCGGAGGTCGCCCGCGAGAAGGGCAAGCTCCTGCGCGCCGCCCCCGTCCGGCTCGCCCACGCGAGCACGCGCAGGCAGCTAAAGGGCGTGACGGAGGTGCGCTTTTACGGTCTGGACGACGAGGCCGGCGACCTCGACTTCAGCGGCCGGATCCTTGCGGCGACGGCCGAGCGCCAGGAGCTCGAGGTCTTTGGCCGGCGCGTCGCCCTTCCCTACCCCGGTAGGCCGATGGCCGCCAACGCGGTCGCCGCCATGAGCCTGGCTAGGCTGCTGGAGCGCGACCTGGACGCGGCGGCCGCGCGCCTCGCGGTGTTGCGCCTCGAGCCCGGCCGGCTCGAGGTTCGCCACTGCCAGGGCTTCACCCTGATCGACGACGCCTACAACAGCAACCCGGCCTCGGCGCGGGCCGCGCTCGAGGTCTTGGCCGCCTTTCCCCGACCGCACAGCGCCATCCTCGGCGACATGCTCGAGCTCGGCGCGCGCTCGGCGGGCCTGCACCGCGCCCTCGGCGCGGCGACCCGCGGGCTCGACCGGCTCTACACCGTGGGAGCAGCGGCGCATGGTATCGGCGCGGGGAGGGAGCACGCGCGGCACTTCAGCACCGTCGAAAGCTTGATCGAGGCGCTGGCGCGCGAGACGCTCACCGGCACGGTGCTCGTCAAGGCCTCGCGGGGCATGAGGCTCGAGCGCGTGGTGCGTGAGCTTACCAGACAGGGTGAGCGCGCGTGA